Below is a genomic region from Penaeus vannamei isolate JL-2024 chromosome 18, ASM4276789v1, whole genome shotgun sequence.
TACTGGTATGTAATTGGCTGAGTGAGAAAAGCTGAGTTGATCAGTTTCTGTGAACTTGACAATTTTTTTGCACCATGGAAGGGAATTTCTTGTCTTTCCCATTTTTGCCTGGGTCAACCATTTTAAGGTATATCAGGAATCAAGCAATAGATTTTCACTCTGCCAGTGCAATGCTTTCCTGCCTCAGGCAGTGGACTATGAAATGGTTAATCCAGTGCTCCTTATTTTACCATATTTGCCCAGATGTTTTGACTGCTCTGTTTACTGACATTTGATGCACGGTGTGTTTTTTGCAAAAGGGTTTGTAGCTTCTTTGgctcatatatgtttttttggaTTCCACTAATAACTTTAACATTTTTCTGTGGTTTATCTTAAATATTTTAAATTTGATCCTTTTGAGCATTGCTGTTTGGAGTTCTAACAGCATATCAAAAAGTTGTTTCTAGGGGATGGGTCAGGATTTCTCATAAATTCATATTTTCTGATTCCATTTTATTGTCATTTGGATTGCTTTTTTCAAACAATATTAATGTTTAATCTTGCTTTGAATTTGCCATGTTTACTTCTTATTTCAATGTACTTTGCAAGGGTTTAGGAATGGAGATATTTTCCATTGTAGGCACAAGCTTGTGATAAGCTTAGCATCATGACATTTTCCATGTTTCCACAATCTTTGGTACTTTGCACTATTTGTATATAATTCACTCTACTCTGCACTGAACAACACTACATGTATTGGTGAGTACGGAGTGGATGAAGCTCAGAATTATCCCTCGTTTAGAGTCTTGCAGGGGATTCAATAGTATAAATATTACTTCCAGACTTATGAAAGGGCACAGAAATTTTGTTTTCAAGATCTAGTATGGATACTAATAGAGCTGGTGAGTATAGAAATTGTGAGACTGAAGTGTGCAGTGGTTGTTAGTTGTTATTCTGGCTGTTACAGTGGGGAGAATGGGACGAGTGGTGCCCCATCACAGACGGACCTGCTCAAGCTGTTGGCAAGTGGCAGTGGTGGGGGTCTTGGGGGGGGCCTTGGGGGACTGGGAGGTCTTGGGAGCCTTGCAGCTGCTGCACAGGCTAGACAAAATGGCAGCATGATGAGGTCCTATGAAGCTCTGCTACAAGGTCCATCTGCTGGCAGAATGGCTCCTCAGGCAGTTACACTCCCAGGACCTACACGCAGACGTAAAAAGAAGAGGCGCAGGCAACCTGACATGCCCAAGAAGGCCTGCACTCCATTTATGCACTTCTGTGCTTATTTCAAACGAAAattgatggaggaagggaaggagtttcCACAATTTGCTGATTTTGGCAAGCGAGCAGGGGAATTGTGGAGGAACATGGgtgatgaggaaaagaaaaagtttgtAGAGCTATCAGAACAAGACCGTCAGAGATATATCAAAGACATGAAGGAATATGAGGAAAGAAAGTTAGCTGAGAAAGAGCGCGAACGAGAGCTTCaacagcaaagagagaaagaactgcAAGTTTTGCGAGAGAAGGAGCTggaaaagatacaaaaacagCAGCGAGAGCAGTTGGAGCAGCAGCAAAAGCAGTTGGAGCAACACCAAAAGCATCAGCAACAGAATCCCAATGCCAGCTTAATGAACATGTTAAATCCCCTAAGTCCTCTCAACCCTTTGATGATAGCTGCCATGAACCAAACCCTCATGCAGACAATGCTGACTAACCCTGACCTCATGAAGACTGTTTATTCAGAAGCAGCTAGAAATTATTATATAGAGACACTGAAGAACATCTACCAAAATATGGGGTCTTCACAACCTAACGGTAACAGTGTTCCTGTATCCTCCAGTGGAACACATGGTGGAATATCAGATCACCAGAGCCATCTATCGTCAAGCCCATTGGCATCCATGGGAATGAATGTCAATTTACTTTCTCTACTGAACTCTGGTCAGCTGTCAGCTGTGCCtacttccacctcatcctccactGGCAGCTCCCCCCTGACAAAGACCCCCTCGACCCTCAAGgcacccccctcatctctcctagGCAGCTCCAACAGCCTGACTGCAGCTGCATTGGACCTCTCTTCAGCAAGGCCAAGTGAGGGCAAGGGTGCCTTTAGTAGTGATGAAGGTAACACTTTATCCTGATTAAAATCAGGGAGGACAGCATGGGTTCTCACTGGAAAATTTTGCATGGTGATGGTGTTTAGTGGCAGTTGCCGGCAGCATGATTGCCTTAGCTACCAAAATTTAAATATTGACTGTAGACTCCTGACCTGTCCCTTGAAGTTTTTTTTGCATGTTTCTGCTCATATTTTGTGTGAATTTCTTTTTTACATAACTGCATGCTCATATTTATTTGTAGATCTGCCaatattcattaatttcttttctttttcagaaaACTACtagatacataaaaaacatgGCTGTGTAGTAGATTTCacaaaggtaattataatgatatttgtggcACCACATACTAAATTTTAAAAGTTTCAGATGGAAGGTTCACTTCAATGAGCTGCATGAAAAAAATCTAGGATAAAGTagtgaagggggaaaaagagaccTGTTGATGCCCTTAATATTTACCTAAATTATATTTTGACAAGCTTATCAACTTGAGTAATGTCATTCACCAGCAACATGTGGATGGATGTAGATAAGTTATTTTTGTGTAAAATGACATCAAGGGTTAGATATTACTTGTCACTTACAATAAAAATGTTTTTATGTCTATTACAATATTATGCTTCAAGGTGAGTATGATACATATTTTGAAATGTTACCAATGTTAATATTTAATACATAATATTCATGataggagggtaaggagagaccATTTATTAACATCAAATTCATCATAGATGGCTGCACATGCATGGTTGCACTTACAAACTATCAACTTTCACAAATTTAAGTTCAGTCACATACTGGCACATCCAGCATAATTAACTAATGAATTCCATAACATAAGCCACAACAAGAAATATCATATTAGTATGATTTATGAGGAAAAATTGTACATCATCCATGTACCAACTTCATTATCTGTGTTGCTATGTTTGTAATCAAAAACAGGTTTTGCATCATAGGCATTGCAATGCCATAGATAGTTCATTCATgcgtcaatgagagagagagagagagggagagagagagagagagagagagagagagagagagagagagagagagagagagagagagagagagagagagagagagagtgtgtgtgtgtgtgtgtgtgtgtgtgtgtgtgtgtgtgtgtgtgtgtgtgtgtgtgtgtgtgtgtttgtgtgtgtgcatgcgtatgagcgtgtgtgtgtgcgtgtgagtgtgagtgtgagtgtgtgagcagcatgtgtgtgtgtgttagtgagcatgtgtgtgtgtgtgtttgtgtgtgtgagcatgggtctgtgtgtgtgtgtgtgtgtgtgtgagcatgggtgtgtgtgtgtgtgagcatgggtgtgtgtgtgtgtgtgtgtgtgtgtgtgtgtgtgtgtgagcatgggtgtgtgtgtgtgtgtgtgtgtgtgagcatgggtgtgtgtgtgtgtgtgtgagcatgggtgtgtgtgtgtgtgagcatgtgtgatctgtgtgtgtgtgagagagcatgtgtgtgtgtgtgtgtgagcatgtgtgtgtgtgtgtg
It encodes:
- the LOC113824365 gene encoding putative uncharacterized protein DDB_G0271982 isoform X3 is translated as MDDLVVEKLGKAVNGGENGTSGAPSQTDLLKLLASGSGGGLGGGLGGLGGLGSLAAAAQARQNGSMMRSYEALLQGPSAGRMAPQAVTLPGPTRRRKKKRRRQPDMPKKACTPFMHFCAYFKRKLMEEGKEFPQFADFGKRAGELWRNMGDEEKKKFVELSEQDRQRYIKDMKEYEERKLAEKERERELQQQREKELQVLREKELEKIQKQQREQLEQQQKQLEQHQKHQQQNPNASLMNMLNPLSPLNPLMIAAMNQTLMQTMLTNPDLMKTVYSEAARNYYIETLKNIYQNMGSSQPNGNSVPVSSSGTHGGISDHQSHLSSSPLASMGMNVNLLSLLNSGQLSAVPTSTSSSTGSSPLTKTPSTLKAPPSSLLGSSNSLTAAALDLSSARPKNY
- the LOC113824365 gene encoding putative uncharacterized protein DDB_G0271982 isoform X2; this encodes MDDLVVEKLGKAVNGGENGTSGAPSQTDLLKLLASGSGGGLGGGLGGLGGLGSLAAAAQARQNGSMMRSYEALLQGPSAGRMAPQAVTLPGPTRRRKKKRRRQPDMPKKACTPFMHFCAYFKRKLMEEGKEFPQFADFGKRAGELWRNMGDEEKKKFVELSEQDRQRYIKDMKEYEERKLAEKERERELQQQREKELQVLREKELEKIQKQQREQLEQQQKQLEQHQKHQQQNPNASLMNMLNPLSPLNPLMIAAMNQTLMQTMLTNPDLMKTVYSEAARNYYIETLKNIYQNMGSSQPNGNSVPVSSSGTHGGISDHQSHLSSSPLASMGMNVNLLSLLNSGQLSAVPTSTSSSTGSSPLTKTPSTLKAPPSSLLGSSNSLTAAALDLSSARPSEGKGAFSSDEENY
- the LOC113824365 gene encoding putative uncharacterized protein DDB_G0271982 isoform X1 encodes the protein MDDLVVEKLGKAVNGGENGTSGAPSQTDLLKLLASGSGGGLGGGLGGLGGLGSLAAAAQARQNGSMMRSYEALLQGPSAGRMAPQAVTLPGPTRRRKKKRRRQPDMPKKACTPFMHFCAYFKRKLMEEGKEFPQFADFGKRAGELWRNMGDEEKKKFVELSEQDRQRYIKDMKEYEERKLAEKERERELQQQREKELQVLREKELEKIQKQQREQLEQQQKQLEQHQKHQQQNPNASLMNMLNPLSPLNPLMIAAMNQTLMQTMLTNPDLMKTVYSEAARNYYIETLKNIYQNMGSSQPNGNSVPVSSSGTHGGISDHQSHLSSSPLASMGMNVNLLSLLNSGQLSAVPTSTSSSTGSSPLTKTPSTLKAPPSSLLGSSNSLTAAALDLSSARPSEGKGAFSSDEEMTKEADCEI